From Deltaproteobacteria bacterium, a single genomic window includes:
- a CDS encoding S49 family peptidase has protein sequence MNRLLSKLREPWAITPQALDDLASIVEAKIEGLGAEDVFVGATHASSLRKPAPAESGSAPGYVMDGQVAVIPVEGTLYRRRYLMACNQTYGDIQTTIERAVNDPAVAAVVLDFDSPGGGVHGVAELAQAIDEANTRKPVHAYASGNMASAAYWLASACRQIWASPQSSVGSINTITVHTDRSARDEKDGIRRTFLSPGRLKAAGNDAEPLSDEARQYIMDHLVGLTSQFVDQVAKGRNMDRAAVESLADGQVWLAKDAAKLGLIDRAGSRREFLRHINKELIMNLEDLKAKHPELVSEARAEWEAEAASAMTEGVSAARAEERGRILDLASAIYGEDAARLQKAVEANVTADQVKAMAGIFSGSSAGAGTQAAILEELKAAHGQGLASAGSSTPKPMGMSEYAREKYGE, from the coding sequence ATGAATCGACTCCTGTCGAAATTGCGTGAGCCCTGGGCCATCACCCCCCAGGCCCTGGATGACCTGGCCTCCATTGTCGAGGCCAAGATCGAGGGTCTGGGCGCTGAAGACGTGTTTGTAGGGGCGACGCATGCGTCGTCCCTACGGAAACCTGCCCCTGCAGAATCCGGTTCGGCCCCAGGCTATGTCATGGACGGCCAGGTGGCCGTCATCCCCGTCGAGGGCACCCTGTACCGACGGCGCTACCTCATGGCCTGCAACCAGACCTATGGCGACATCCAGACAACCATTGAGCGGGCCGTGAACGATCCGGCCGTGGCCGCCGTTGTCCTGGACTTCGACTCCCCGGGCGGTGGCGTCCATGGCGTGGCCGAGCTGGCCCAGGCCATCGACGAGGCCAACACCCGTAAGCCGGTCCATGCCTACGCCTCCGGAAACATGGCCTCGGCCGCCTATTGGCTGGCCTCGGCCTGTCGGCAGATATGGGCCTCGCCGCAGTCCTCGGTCGGATCCATCAATACCATTACCGTCCACACGGACCGGTCGGCCCGGGACGAAAAAGACGGCATCCGCCGCACCTTCCTGTCTCCCGGCCGACTCAAGGCCGCGGGCAACGACGCCGAGCCCCTTTCGGACGAGGCGAGACAATATATCATGGACCATCTGGTGGGCCTGACCTCGCAGTTTGTCGACCAGGTGGCCAAGGGCAGGAATATGGACCGGGCGGCCGTCGAGTCCCTGGCCGACGGCCAGGTCTGGCTGGCCAAAGACGCGGCCAAGCTCGGGCTCATCGACCGGGCCGGCAGTCGTCGGGAATTTTTGAGACACATAAACAAGGAGTTGATCATGAATCTTGAAGATTTGAAAGCGAAACACCCGGAGCTGGTGTCAGAAGCCAGAGCTGAATGGGAGGCCGAGGCAGCTTCGGCCATGACTGAGGGAGTGAGCGCCGCGAGGGCCGAGGAACGGGGCCGAATCCTGGACCTGGCTTCGGCTATCTACGGCGAAGACGCGGCCCGGCTGCAAAAAGCCGTGGAAGCAAACGTGACGGCCGACCAGGTCAAGGCCATGGCCGGGATCTTTTCCGGATCCTCGGCTGGAGCCGGGACCCAGGCCGCTATTTTGGAGGAGCTGAAGGCCGCCCACGGACAGGGCTTGGCCTCGGCCGGATCCTCGACCCCCAAACCCATGGGCATGTCCGAATACGCCCGCGAAAAATATGGAGAGTAA
- a CDS encoding phage portal protein gives MALKRPHFAKKAGVRHGAVRRVASQAGGYDGTLSSWHVRRTDFSAEGQERGRIAARASDLALNDPHAASTIDSMALGTVGTGIMPQSVPNTVRLGWTEAQGVEFSHQAEAAFADWSAGVDPDGTLPFWALQYTSIHSLLVQGEFFRLPVMVDNDRFRPLSLAVQSIHASRVVTPADLESDPAVRDGVRIDPLGRVLSYYVFNPDADRCVMSDDPGGQPSTEFANIRRRVGHRPGILHGFVRKTDEQFRGVSVLAPAMKFFRDLSDYLDYELVGAIVAASFPVFIESTMPGPGAYPGQPGRTQADRPPRKELNVAPGQIMYGSAGERPHVLNSNRPGNSFPVFVERLIRAVGASVGMPYEVVAKDFSQTNYSSARAALLEAWRMFGFYQRWLVDSLCRPLWRMVIEEAWLRGLIVLPKKTDFYANMAALCRSEWIPPRRGFVDPAKEIEAYSAGVDNDMLTLAMAIMELTGQDYETVLAQRGREERLRAESITVRREKNKTVKKTEEKDESTPVEIA, from the coding sequence ATGGCTCTAAAGCGGCCCCATTTCGCAAAAAAAGCCGGAGTTCGCCACGGAGCTGTCCGCCGGGTGGCCTCCCAGGCCGGAGGATACGACGGCACCCTGTCTTCCTGGCATGTCCGGCGGACCGACTTCTCGGCCGAGGGGCAGGAACGGGGACGCATCGCGGCCCGGGCTTCCGATCTGGCCCTCAACGATCCACACGCCGCGTCCACTATCGACTCCATGGCCCTTGGGACCGTGGGGACGGGCATCATGCCCCAATCGGTTCCTAACACGGTCCGCCTGGGCTGGACCGAAGCCCAGGGCGTGGAGTTTTCCCACCAGGCCGAGGCCGCGTTTGCGGACTGGTCGGCCGGAGTCGATCCGGACGGGACCCTGCCTTTTTGGGCCCTTCAATACACATCAATCCACAGTTTGCTGGTTCAAGGTGAATTTTTTCGCCTGCCGGTCATGGTCGACAACGACCGATTCCGGCCCTTGTCCCTGGCCGTTCAATCCATCCACGCATCCAGAGTGGTCACCCCGGCCGACCTCGAAAGCGACCCGGCCGTCCGCGATGGGGTCCGCATCGACCCCTTGGGCCGGGTTTTGTCCTACTATGTTTTCAACCCAGACGCTGACCGTTGCGTGATGTCCGATGACCCTGGGGGTCAACCATCCACTGAGTTCGCCAATATCCGCCGCCGGGTCGGCCATCGTCCCGGCATCCTGCACGGATTTGTCCGCAAGACCGACGAGCAGTTTCGGGGTGTTTCGGTTCTGGCCCCGGCCATGAAATTCTTTCGCGACCTGTCCGACTACCTGGATTACGAGCTGGTCGGTGCCATTGTCGCCGCCTCCTTCCCGGTCTTCATCGAATCCACCATGCCCGGCCCGGGCGCATACCCAGGCCAACCCGGCAGAACCCAGGCAGACCGTCCCCCAAGGAAAGAGCTGAACGTCGCCCCTGGCCAGATCATGTACGGATCGGCCGGAGAGCGGCCCCATGTCCTCAATTCCAACCGCCCGGGCAACTCGTTTCCCGTGTTCGTCGAGCGACTCATTCGAGCCGTGGGGGCCTCGGTGGGGATGCCCTACGAGGTCGTGGCCAAAGACTTTTCCCAGACAAACTATTCGTCGGCCCGGGCCGCCTTGCTCGAAGCCTGGCGAATGTTCGGATTTTACCAGCGCTGGCTGGTGGATTCGCTGTGCCGTCCCCTGTGGCGAATGGTCATCGAGGAGGCTTGGCTACGTGGTCTGATCGTGCTGCCCAAGAAAACCGATTTCTACGCCAACATGGCGGCCCTGTGCCGTTCGGAGTGGATCCCGCCCCGGCGCGGATTCGTCGACCCGGCCAAAGAAATCGAAGCCTATTCGGCCGGAGTGGACAACGACATGCTGACCCTGGCCATGGCCATCATGGAATTGACCGGCCAGGACTACGAAACCGTTTTGGCCCAGCGTGGCCGGGAAGAACGATTGCGGGCCGAATCCATCACGGTCCGCCGGGAAAAAAACAAGACCGTCAAGAAGACAGAGGAAAAAGATGAATCGACTCCTGTCGAAATTGCGTGA